Part of the Phocoena phocoena chromosome 8, mPhoPho1.1, whole genome shotgun sequence genome, AGAACCTCCCTCCCTCAAATATCCATCAGTAGGTGACTGAATTAAATGTGATCTATACATAGAACCGAATATTGCCCagcaatggaaaagaatgaattagatcTTTGTAGATCAATATGGAAAGATCTCAGAAAATGTGTTCTCATGGTAAGAAACATGGCAAGTGAAAACTCCACTGAGATGCCCTTTATCCCACCTATCAGTTTAGCAGAAAATCAGCTTAGCAGAAAATTCATAGTTTAATGCTATACTGTGTTGACCAGATTGTGGGGAAACAAGGCTAGTGGGGGCCACAATGCTATAACCCCTGTAAAATTGTAACTATCAAAATTATAAATCCAAATACtccttgacccagcaatcccacttctggaattCAATGCTATAGCGTTCTACTATGTGCATGAGTTTTCACTGTAggattgtcatttttaaaaaatggagacaaTGCAAGTGTTCATCACGGGGATCTGCCCACTAATATCTCCATCCCAGCCCACGTCTagtaagggaaggaaagggaaagacacTTTCAGGAGCCTGGTAACTCATCTGCCAATCTCTCCCCAGCTTCCCTCCGCCAATTCCCTTGTTTCCTTGTGGCACAGGAGGGGGCATGAGGGGGAAGGCTGGTGCAGAAGTAAGAGCCCCAGGCTAAGGGATCCACTTCCACCCCCTACTTGCCGCTGAACTTCATGTTAGTCCCAGTTCTTCTTCGGGCCTCTCGAGAGGAATGATGAAGCAATGAGGCATGCCCCTACCCCCAACCCACACATCCCCCAATTATTTATAAGGCACaggacacacacagatatatttgTTAGAATAGGCTGTCAGAGGATCCCTGTAGGACCTTGGATCAGGAACCAATGACCAGGGTATTGTGAGTCCTTCTCATCTGAGAGAgtggagctgggctgagctgaggTTGGGTGCAGGCAAGGAAGGTATCCAGGTGTCAGCAGTGGAAACAGCTTAGCCAAGGAACCAGCGTTGCAGTATCTGGGTCAGGTTGAGCAGGAGAGGTCCAATCCCCTGGGGCATGGCCCCAGAATTTGTGGTCTCAGCATAGAACCTCGCCACCTCCTCGTTGGGGTTGCCCTGGGCCGGGTCGAACCACATCTGGATGCAGCGGCCGCTGCCCCGGCCGTAGTTGCTGACTTTGTAGGAGTGACTCCAGATTTCATCGCACAGAGCAGCAGGTGTGGGGAAGTAGAAGTCAAAGCGGTGGCAGGCAGCTCTCACTGGGCACTGGTTATACCCTGTGGGGAGGATGGAAGACCTGTAGCCACTGGGTCCAGAACCGTCTCTTGTTCCACCAGCCCCACAGCCTCAAATCTCCATATACTCGTTCCACACACCCGCTCCACCTccaaacccctccctccccccagcccccgcccccgcccagtcCCTCACCTGAGGTCCAGTTCCAACCCTTGTGCCAGTTGGTCTTGCAGGTGTAGGAGGTGCGGCAGTCTTCCCACCAGATCTGACAGTCCTCTTTGCAGAGGGGCACGTTCAGGAACCGTTCTTTGCGCCAGCTCTGGTTCACCTGGGGggagcggggggagggagggctccAGTCAGCCAGGGATCTCAGCTGCTACAGCCTTGATGGggtccagggctggggagggggcggtgcCTCTTCTGCCCTCAGTCCAGAGTTCCTGGACCACGCCCTCCCTGCAAGTGGCCGGTGGGCCCTGCCCTCTGCTGAGGTTCACGTCTGTGGGGATGGTGCCCATACCTCCTGGATCCAGGGCCCCAGGTTAGGCGAGCACTCGTAG contains:
- the LOC136126350 gene encoding folate receptor alpha, which gives rise to MAWRMTQLLLLALVAAARGAQPRISQARTDLLNVCMDAKHHKTKPGPEDKLHDQCSPWKKNACCSVNTSQEAHKDISYLYRFNWDHCGKMKPACKRHFIQDTCLYECSPNLGPWIQEVNQSWRKERFLNVPLCKEDCQIWWEDCRTSYTCKTNWHKGWNWTSGYNQCPVRAACHRFDFYFPTPAALCDEIWSHSYKVSNYGRGSGRCIQMWFDPAQGNPNEEVARFYAETTNSGAMPQGIGPLLLNLTQILQRWFLG